The Variovorax paradoxus B4 genome includes a region encoding these proteins:
- a CDS encoding MmgE/PrpD family protein — MAATSISTALPESTLVAHLFHQAAQPLTAVTRARLAQALLDWFTAGGSAQDMPAAAGLRGLGQALMPGAGRAALFGGKPEGATPLAAGFVNAGIAHLREIDDAHRAAMLHPGVVAITPVLALASSLELTHERAARAIVAGYEVALRLGEALGARHAGLFHATATAGAVGAAAAAGMAMGLDARRLHHALGIAATQAAGLWQLVDDDAHDSKSLHPAFAVRNGMTAAYAARAGLPGARAFFTGRRGMYAALAGEGPLAAVDGGLEAPERLHTTTIKAWPACAMLFTPLDATHALIEEHHIRAADVQAMEIEIFPHALKIAGVQWPARPTEASFCLRYLLAVLLEKGALGITDTEAPDLDNPGLRALAARMQVLPNDQFQRAFPQRRPSRVTIRLHDGRQLTAYRDLRRGDPEDPYTWEGLQQRMRTFVPAMGDAQAAALARWCEGFTDAAQDALRCAPADALFGAA, encoded by the coding sequence GTGGCCGCAACTTCCATCTCCACCGCCTTGCCCGAATCCACGCTGGTCGCGCATCTGTTCCATCAGGCAGCCCAGCCATTGACGGCCGTCACGCGTGCACGGCTCGCGCAGGCGCTGCTGGACTGGTTCACCGCCGGCGGGTCGGCGCAGGACATGCCCGCTGCCGCCGGGCTGCGCGGCCTGGGACAGGCGTTGATGCCCGGCGCCGGCAGGGCGGCGCTGTTCGGCGGCAAGCCCGAAGGCGCCACACCGCTGGCCGCCGGCTTCGTCAACGCGGGCATCGCGCATCTTCGCGAGATCGACGACGCGCACCGCGCGGCGATGCTGCATCCGGGCGTGGTCGCCATCACGCCGGTGCTCGCGCTGGCATCCTCGCTCGAGTTGACGCACGAGCGCGCCGCACGCGCCATCGTGGCCGGCTACGAGGTCGCACTGCGCCTGGGCGAAGCCCTGGGCGCGCGCCATGCGGGCCTGTTCCACGCCACCGCCACGGCCGGCGCCGTGGGCGCGGCTGCCGCGGCCGGCATGGCGATGGGGCTCGATGCGCGGCGGCTGCACCATGCGCTGGGCATCGCCGCGACGCAGGCGGCCGGCCTCTGGCAACTGGTGGACGACGACGCGCACGATTCCAAGTCGCTGCATCCCGCGTTCGCCGTGCGCAACGGCATGACGGCAGCCTATGCCGCCCGGGCCGGCCTGCCGGGGGCGCGCGCCTTCTTCACCGGCCGGCGCGGCATGTACGCCGCGCTGGCCGGCGAAGGGCCATTGGCCGCCGTCGATGGAGGGCTGGAGGCGCCCGAGCGGCTGCACACCACCACCATCAAGGCCTGGCCGGCCTGCGCGATGCTCTTCACGCCGCTCGACGCGACGCACGCATTGATCGAGGAACACCACATCCGCGCCGCCGACGTGCAGGCGATGGAGATCGAGATCTTTCCGCATGCGCTGAAGATCGCGGGCGTGCAGTGGCCCGCCAGGCCGACCGAGGCCAGCTTCTGCCTGCGCTACCTGCTGGCAGTGCTGCTGGAGAAGGGCGCGCTCGGCATCACGGACACGGAGGCACCCGACCTCGACAACCCCGGGCTGCGCGCCCTGGCCGCGCGCATGCAGGTGCTGCCGAACGATCAGTTCCAACGTGCGTTCCCGCAGCGCCGTCCGAGCCGCGTGACGATCAGGCTGCACGATGGAAGGCAGCTCACGGCCTACCGCGATCTGCGCCGCGGCGACCCCGAGGACCCCTACACCTGGGAAGGCTTGCAGCAGCGCATGCGCACCTTCGTGCCCGCCATGGGCGATGCGCAGGCCGCCGCACTGGCCAGGTGGTGCGAGGGGTTCACGGATGCGGCGCAGGATGCCTTGCGCTGCGCGCCGGCCGACGCGCTGTTCGGCGCAGCCTAG
- a CDS encoding MBL fold metallo-hydrolase: MRLFIRSFFDAATATFSHVVDDGAGVCAVIDPVLGFDARSGRTDARPAEAVAAHIEAKGLRVQWLLETHAHADHLSGAPWLQQRFGGTLAIGAGITHVQREFRGVFNAGDMAVDGSQFNRLFADGEAFAIGRLQAQALHVPGHTPADMAYRIADPAGGPDAVFVGDTLFMPDLGTARCDFPGGDAPTMFRSIRRLLALPPQTVLYLCHDYPPTGREAACSTTVAAQRAGNIHVREGVPEADFVARRQARDATLALPALMLPSVQVNMRAGRMPPPDANGTAYLKIPVDRL, encoded by the coding sequence ATGCGCCTTTTCATCCGTTCCTTCTTCGATGCGGCCACCGCCACCTTCTCCCATGTGGTCGACGATGGCGCCGGCGTCTGTGCGGTCATCGACCCGGTGCTGGGCTTCGACGCGCGTTCCGGCCGCACCGATGCGCGTCCGGCCGAGGCCGTGGCCGCGCACATCGAGGCGAAGGGCCTGCGGGTGCAATGGCTGCTGGAGACGCATGCGCATGCGGATCACCTGTCCGGTGCGCCCTGGCTGCAGCAGCGCTTCGGCGGGACGCTGGCGATCGGTGCGGGCATCACCCACGTGCAGCGTGAATTCCGCGGCGTCTTCAATGCCGGCGACATGGCCGTGGACGGCTCGCAGTTCAACCGGCTGTTCGCCGATGGCGAGGCCTTCGCCATCGGCCGGCTGCAGGCGCAGGCGCTGCATGTGCCCGGCCACACGCCGGCGGACATGGCCTACCGCATCGCCGACCCGGCCGGCGGCCCGGATGCGGTGTTCGTCGGCGACACGCTGTTCATGCCCGACCTGGGCACCGCCCGCTGCGATTTCCCCGGCGGCGATGCGCCCACCATGTTCCGTTCGATCCGCCGGCTGCTCGCACTGCCGCCGCAGACCGTGCTCTACCTCTGCCACGACTACCCGCCCACCGGGCGAGAGGCCGCCTGCAGCACCACCGTCGCAGCGCAGCGCGCGGGCAACATCCATGTGCGCGAGGGCGTGCCCGAGGCCGACTTTGTCGCGCGCCGTCAAGCGCGCGATGCCACCTTGGCGCTGCCGGCGCTGATGCTGCCGTCGGTGCAGGTCAACATGCGCGCGGGCCGCATGCCGCCGCCCGATGCCAACGGCACCGCGTACCTGAAGATTCCCGTCGACCGGCTGTGA